aagtagAAATTGATCAGAGGAGGCTTCCAGCTGATTATGATCCGGCGACTTTTGACCCCACAGAGCATCGCAGTCCTCCAACTGAGCGTGTTTTTAAGCTTGTTGATGAAATTGCGGGTCTCACTCTGGTGGAAGTTGCTGAGCTAAGTTCCATTATATTGAGAAAGAAGGGAATGACAGAGTTGCCGGTTGTGGGGGTTATGAAGGCTGGTGCAGCTGGATTGGCTGGAATGACAATGAAGGCTCCAACTGCAGCAGCCaaggaagagaagaagccagAGAAGACTGTTTTTGAATTGAAGTTGGAGTCATATGAGGCAGCTTCAAAGATTAAGATAATCAAGGAGGTTAGGAGTTTTACTGATTTGGGTCTGAAGGAAGCCAAGGATTTGGTAGAGAAGACACCATCAATACTGAAAGCAGGAGTATCAAAGGAAGAAGGtgagaaaataattgagaagaTGAAAGCTCTTGGGGCCAAAGTTGTGATGGAATGACACAAAGCCATTTTGACCAATACTTGGTAACTTCTGGGAATGTTATAAAttctgttatttttttttaactttgggCACTTCAACTTCTCAAATACTTATCAAGTTTCAGTTCAAAAATAGGAGTACGAGTGGATTTGTTGTTCAGTACTCCGTCCCCTTCTTTTTCTCTAGGCCTATGAAGTTGCAatccttaaaaagaaagaaaaagcctGACAGACATTTTCCTCAGTTACTATAGGGAAAATATATTCTGAATGTATGGTATCTGTGGTTCTTTCATTTCGTTATCTTCCTTTTGGTTTACATGATTCCATGGAGGACATCTAAATTAGGTCAGAATGTTGCATATTTTCTTGCTATGCATTTATGCTAGAAACCTAAGGCATTGAGATTTATCTAATAAAATGGAATAATTTCTTACTATGTTTTCTCTTTAATCATATATGCCTGGGTACAGCCCTTATAATCTTTTCTGctgataacttttttttttcttttcaatttttcatttttcttgaaGTATATTGAACTCTTTCATTATAAGGTTTAGGCACAGTTAATCTTGGTGACAGTGGATACTTGAGCAAGGGAAATTGAACTT
The genomic region above belongs to Manihot esculenta cultivar AM560-2 chromosome 3, M.esculenta_v8, whole genome shotgun sequence and contains:
- the LOC110610418 gene encoding 50S ribosomal protein L7/L12, coding for MNLIFRLRHNIPNGFSAKPSFRPLVPLNFMKLNGALSRGFAQPARVDGEEEEVEIDQRRLPADYDPATFDPTEHRSPPTERVFKLVDEIAGLTLVEVAELSSIILRKKGMTELPVVGVMKAGAAGLAGMTMKAPTAAAKEEKKPEKTVFELKLESYEAASKIKIIKEVRSFTDLGLKEAKDLVEKTPSILKAGVSKEEGEKIIEKMKALGAKVVME